In Zingiber officinale cultivar Zhangliang chromosome 11B, Zo_v1.1, whole genome shotgun sequence, a single window of DNA contains:
- the LOC122033476 gene encoding glutactin-like, with protein sequence MIELGVNVKRSARDLTFIGVESETVFVLLGHLPGYMQDKIETFINEVRQEICISGVGDKASLDMAIGGRLRLKNELETNSFEKVFGIPNGVALDQIEVCFDEEDAILMILMPKSINMEGEVHERASGKVDEGELNRNGLETDTHRKEDEETKHEEVDESNKKFDLPQRPSIEIEAPNIREQLPPSFGVKANGSGKVDEDEVNRNGSEADTHREEDEEMKNEEVDESNKKFDLPQRPLVEIEASSIGEQLPPSFGVEPKGEQQQIEEEKHNGQPLKEDESPRTSEVNQALNQPKISPNTEKQQEDKKGGVGKSHELDNKLIDEKVLPQQLNKELEMGNKDKLPMKEVTGEVDQRETRKVDKEREASEVNQTLGHPKIHQHIDKEHQEEQEKHDDKKRDVAEEQIRVLPRQRIQELETIKKDELSTKEMKGKRRRKEQRGLGVPPPSLVVSAFLLSLAALVIKLVRNQKRT encoded by the exons ATGATAGAATTGGGTGTGAATGTAAAACGATCCGCTCGAGATCTCACTTTTATCGGTGTAGAGAGTGAAACTGTGTTTGTTCTCCTTGGACATCTTCCAG GATATATGCAAGATAAGATTGAAACATTCATAAATGAAGTGAGGCAAGAGATTTGCATCAGTGGTGTAGGAGACAAAGCATCCTTGGATATGGCGATCGGAGGAAGACTACGGTTGAAGAACGAGCTCGAGACCAATTCTTTCGAAAAGGTATTTGGTATCCCCAACGGTGTGGCATTGGATCAGATTGAGGTTTGTTTCGATGAAGAGGATGCCATCCTAATGATTTTGATGCCCAAATCCATCAACATGGAAGGTGAAGTCCATGAAAGAGCTAGTGGCAAAGTTGATGAAGGTGAATTAAACCGAAATGGGTTAGAGACCGACACTCATcgaaaagaagatgaagaaactaaacatgaaGAAGTGGATGAGTCAAACAAGAAATTTGATCTACCCCAAAGGCCCTCTATCGAGATTGAAGCTCCAAATATCAGGGAACAATTGCCTCCTTCATTTGGTGTCAAAGCGAATGGTAGTGGCAAAGTTGATGAAGATGAAGTAAACCGAAATGGGTCAGAGGCCGACACTCatcgagaagaagatgaagaaatgaaaaatgaagaaGTTGATGAGTCGAACAAGAAATTTGATCTACCCCAACGGCCCTTGGTCGAGATTGAAGCTTCAAGTATCGGAGAACAGTTGCCCCCTTCATTTGGTGTCGAACCGAAAGGAGAACAACAACAAATCGAGGAGGAAAAGCACAATGGCCAACCGTTAAAAGAAGACGAAAGTCCAAGAACTTCTGAAGTAAATCAAGCTCTCAACCAACCCAAGATATCCCCAAATACCGAAAAGCAACAAGAAGATAAGAAAGGTGGTGTGGGTAAATCACATGAATTAGACAATAAGCTAATAGATGAAAAGGTTCTCCCGCAACAACTTAACAAAGAACTTGAGATGGGCAATAAGGATAAATTGCCAATGAAGGAAGTGACGGGTGAAGTCGATCAAAGAGAGACTCGAAAAGTCGACAAGGAAAGGGAAGCTTCCGAAGTAAACCAAACTCTAGGCCACCCCAAGATACACCAACATATAGATAAAGAACACCAAGAAGAGCAAGAGAAACATGACGATAAGAAAAGAGATGTGGCCGAAGAGCAAATTCGTGTACTCCCACGACAACGTATCCAAGAACTTGAGACGATCAAGAAGGATGAATTGTCGACGAAAGAAATGAAGGGTAAAAGAAGGAGAAAGGAGCAGAGAGGACTTGGTGTGCCACCACCATCTTTAGTAGTATCGGCTTTTCTCTTATCTCTAGCGGCATTGGTCATCAAACTAGTGAGGAATCAAAAGCGAACTTAG
- the LOC122033729 gene encoding pentatricopeptide repeat-containing protein At3g56550-like has product MAAAMCQGSKLLRLLQGCNTMHRLRHAQVLLHGYRCLRPDVAHKLLLSFCSTSAAGDLAYARIPFSHPPLPSSTRHWNALLRTASPLHAAFLYNAMIHSPSRPDAFTFSSLLTACAALANAEPKCREAHASILRRGLAAHVVVATNLVRAYADTGSIDDARKLFDEMPDKDLVSWNSMLSCYCRAGLHQDALSLHDRMRLAGVGLDEYTAVGLLSSCAHLGALDFGIQIHRFAAENGFLRRSLFVGNALIDMYAKCGRLDEASQVFDGMPRRDNATWNAMIVGLGIHGHANEAISLFQRMSMAGVRPNSVTFLGLLMGCSHHGLVEDGVRYYHLMSSAYGMKPDLKHYGCMVDMFGRAGNLNQALEFIDGLTCKDDPVLWRTLLNASRIHGNVEIGEIAMGNLVEMSAHNAGDCALLSEIYEQSGDQEGVSRMRKSVKDQGIKTTPGWSCIEINGEVQKFVVGDVSHPESGDIFMKVKEMISQASFLGYAKCRSKLFEKGYANSESDYHSEMLAIALGLLRTPKGTTLRIVKNLRVCKDCHSLTKFASRIYDREIVVRDRIRFHHFKKGMCTCNDYW; this is encoded by the coding sequence ATGGCGGCGGCGATGTGCCAGGGATCCAAATTGCTCCGCCTCCTCCAGGGCTGCAACACCATGCACCGCCTCCGCCACGCCCAGGTCCTCCTTCATGGCTACCGCTGCCTCCGCCCCGACGTCGCCCACAAGCTCCTCCTCTCCTTCTGCTCCACTTCGGCGGCCGGAGACCTCGCCTACGCCCGCATCCCCTTCTCCCATCCCCCTCTTCCCTCCTCCACCCGCCACTGGAACGCCCTCCTCCGCACCGCCTCGCCTCTCCACGCCGCCTTCCTCTACAACGCCATGATCCACTCCCCATCCCGCCCCGACGCCTTCACCTTCTCCTCCCTCCTAACGGCCTGCGCTGCCCTCGCCAACGCCGAGCCCAAGTGTCGGGAGGCTCACGCGTCGATCCTCCGCCGCGGCCTCGCCGCCCACGTCGTGGTCGCCACCAACCTCGTCCGCGCTTACGCTGACACCGGCTCCATCGACGACGCCCGGAAGCTGTTCGACGAGATGCCTGACAAAGACCTGGTGTCCTGGAACTCGATGCTCTCCTGCTATTGCCGTGCCGGGCTCCACCAAGACGCCTTGTCGCTCCACGACCGGATGCGGCTTGCCGGCGTCGGCCTTGATGAGTACACCGCCGTCGGATTGCTCTCCTCTTGCGCTCACTTGGGCGCATTAGATTTCGGCATCCAGATCCACAGATTTGCAGCGGAAAATGGGTTCTTGAGACGGAGCTTGTTCGTCGGCAATGCCTTGATCGACATGTATGCTAAATGTGGCAGACTGGATGAGGCAAGCCAGGTGTTCGATGGAATGCCGAGGAGAGACAATGCTACCTGGAATGCGATGATCGTCGGACTGGGAATCCATGGCCATGCTAATGAAGCTATCTCCCTTTTCCAGAGGATGTCGATGGCTGGAGTCCGACCGAACTCCGTCACATTTCTCGGTTTGCTGATGGGTTGCAGTCACCATGGCTTAGTCGAAGATGGTGTTAGATATTATCACTTGATGAGCTCTGCCTATGGTATGAAGCCCGATCTCAAGCATTATGGATGCATGGTCGACATGTTTGGTCGAGCCGGTAATCTCAATCAAGCGCTTGAATTTATCGACGGTTTGACATGCAAGGATGACCCGGTCCTATGGCGAACGCTGCTAAATGCATCCAGGATCCATGGGAATGTGGAGATTGGTGAAATTGCTATGGGAAACCTTGTTGAAATGTCAGCTCATAATGCAGGGGATTGTGCTCTTCTTTCAGAGATTTACGAGCAATCCGGCGACCAAGAAGGCGTCTCTAGAATGAGAAAATCGGTGAAGGATCAAGGAATCAAAACTACCCCTGGCTGGAGCTGCATAGAGATCAATGGAGAAGTTCAAAAATTTGTTGTCGGTGATGTTTCGCATCCGGAGAGTGGAGATATATTTATGAAGGTGAAGGAGATGATCAGCCAAGCATCGTTTCTTGGCTACGCAAAGTGTCGATCCAAGCTCTTTGAGAAAGGCTATGCAAACAGCGAGTCCGACTACCATAGCGAGATGTTAGCCATTGCTCTTGGGCTGCTCCGAACTCCCAAAGGGACTACTCTTAGAATCGTGAAGAATCTTAGGGTGTGCAAGGATTGTCATTCTCTGACAAAGTTTGCTTCCAGGATCTATGATCGAGAGATAGTTGTTCGGGATCGCATTCGGTTTCATCATTTCAAAAAAGGCATGTGCACCTGCAACGACTATTGGTGA
- the LOC122034718 gene encoding uncharacterized protein LOC122034718 isoform X2, with protein MNSTTGRDGGDGDSPDLVCQLDCVQGMVDALSSVRWKRNQDAVVEISEHGLVLVVEESGCLQAKVYLKRELFLAYEFAAEGRPRFGLSLGLFVDCLNIFSTPGHAPAIEIRYPGPDMQLLLKSVDSPDACIYAEIRTRIPDTVSWDCNFEPTGNVPVSFTVKEAIDDLEWPGSDIQISLQPDPPSVTFRGEGHGDLQIEFLHYANTDLLIAFQCTRSVSNRYKYKFLRAMTSNIPSSVLKDNRGSKVTVGRGGMLKIQHLVSVRRSSAQHSRGNQQPGHIAYIEFFVKPEEEEADEEESPIGDN; from the exons ATGAACTCGACGACCGGAAGGGACGGCGGCGACGGAGACTCGCCGGACCTCGTGTGCCAGCTCGACTGCGTACAGGGCATGGTCGACGCGCTCTCCTCCGTTCGCTGGAAGCGCAATCAG GATGCTGTGGTCGAGATCTCCGAGCACGGGCTCGTCCTCGTCGTGGAGGAGTCTGGCTGCCTCCAGGCCAAGGTGTATCTTAAGCGTGAG CTGTTTCTTGCGTATGAGTTCGCGGCGGAGGGGCGACCGAGGTTCGGCCTGAGCTTGGGGCTGTTCGTTGACTGCCTCAACATCTTCTCCACTCCTGGACATGCCCCTGCCATTGAAATCCGTTACCCCGGCCCTGACATGCAACTGCTTCTGAA GTCGGTCGACTCTCCCGACGCCTGTATTTATGCAGAGATTAGAACGAGAATCCCCGACACCGTTTCTTGGGACTGTAACTTCGAACCCACTGGAAATGTTCCTGTTAGTTTTACAGTCAAG GAAGCTATCGACGATCTTGAATGGCCTGGTTCCGACATCCAGATAAGCCTACAACCTGACCCCCCTTCCGTGACATTTAGAGGAGAAGGTCATGGGGACTTGCAG ATAGAATTCCTGCATTATGCAAATACTGATCTTCTAATTGCGTTCCAGTGTACTCGATCTGTCTCTAACAG GTACAAGTACAAATTTCTCCGAGCAATGACATCGAACATTCCAAGCAGTGTGTTGAAGGACAACAGAGGAAGCAAAGTGACTGTGGGGAGGGGAGGGATGCTGAAGATACAGCACTTGGTATCGGTTAGAAGATCATCGGCCCAACATTCGCGAGGCAATCAGCAGCCTGGCCACATCGCTTACATTGAGTTCTTTGTCaaaccagaagaagaagaagcagacgAAGAAGAAAGCCCTATAGGCGACAATTAG
- the LOC122034718 gene encoding uncharacterized protein LOC122034718 isoform X1 has translation MNSTTGRDGGDGDSPDLVCQLDCVQGMVDALSSVRWKRNQDAVVEISEHGLVLVVEESGCLQAKVYLKRELFLAYEFAAEGRPRFGLSLGLFVDCLNIFSTPGHAPAIEIRYPGPDMQLLLKSVDSPDACIYAEIRTRIPDTVSWDCNFEPTGNVPVSFTVKSAILKEAIDDLEWPGSDIQISLQPDPPSVTFRGEGHGDLQIEFLHYANTDLLIAFQCTRSVSNRYKYKFLRAMTSNIPSSVLKDNRGSKVTVGRGGMLKIQHLVSVRRSSAQHSRGNQQPGHIAYIEFFVKPEEEEADEEESPIGDN, from the exons ATGAACTCGACGACCGGAAGGGACGGCGGCGACGGAGACTCGCCGGACCTCGTGTGCCAGCTCGACTGCGTACAGGGCATGGTCGACGCGCTCTCCTCCGTTCGCTGGAAGCGCAATCAG GATGCTGTGGTCGAGATCTCCGAGCACGGGCTCGTCCTCGTCGTGGAGGAGTCTGGCTGCCTCCAGGCCAAGGTGTATCTTAAGCGTGAG CTGTTTCTTGCGTATGAGTTCGCGGCGGAGGGGCGACCGAGGTTCGGCCTGAGCTTGGGGCTGTTCGTTGACTGCCTCAACATCTTCTCCACTCCTGGACATGCCCCTGCCATTGAAATCCGTTACCCCGGCCCTGACATGCAACTGCTTCTGAA GTCGGTCGACTCTCCCGACGCCTGTATTTATGCAGAGATTAGAACGAGAATCCCCGACACCGTTTCTTGGGACTGTAACTTCGAACCCACTGGAAATGTTCCTGTTAGTTTTACAGTCAAG TCTGCTATTCTAAAGGAAGCTATCGACGATCTTGAATGGCCTGGTTCCGACATCCAGATAAGCCTACAACCTGACCCCCCTTCCGTGACATTTAGAGGAGAAGGTCATGGGGACTTGCAG ATAGAATTCCTGCATTATGCAAATACTGATCTTCTAATTGCGTTCCAGTGTACTCGATCTGTCTCTAACAG GTACAAGTACAAATTTCTCCGAGCAATGACATCGAACATTCCAAGCAGTGTGTTGAAGGACAACAGAGGAAGCAAAGTGACTGTGGGGAGGGGAGGGATGCTGAAGATACAGCACTTGGTATCGGTTAGAAGATCATCGGCCCAACATTCGCGAGGCAATCAGCAGCCTGGCCACATCGCTTACATTGAGTTCTTTGTCaaaccagaagaagaagaagcagacgAAGAAGAAAGCCCTATAGGCGACAATTAG
- the LOC122033731 gene encoding uncharacterized protein LOC122033731, with protein sequence MLFAGALAPPSLRLPRVPLPGGRSFASVVLATKLQTADGPSENPSAARSNRVSASRNPPPRPQDPASESPTGGALRGSDVLLALQRAVSEKEARRLSEKKRRRGKRRTPTTHGGGGGGGGDGGEKGFDPFEQVRPIEIRSDWETRIEELEKRIQELRSQYQ encoded by the coding sequence ATGCTCTTCGCCGGAGCTCTTGCGCCGCCCTCGCTCCGCCTCCCTCGCGTGCCTCTCCCTGGAGGCCGCTCCTTCGCCTCCGTCGTCCTCGCCACCAAACTCCAGACGGCCGATGGGCCGTCGGAGAACCCTTCCGCCGCCCGATCCAACCGCGTTTCCGCGAGCAGGAACCCTCCTCCTCGCCCTCAGGATCCCGCTAGCGAATCTCCCACCGGAGGAGCTCTAAGGGGATCCGACGTTCTGCTGGCGCTTCAAAGAGCCGTCTCCGAGAAGGAGGCGCGGAGGCTGAgcgagaagaagaggaggagggggAAGAGGAGAACGCCGACGACgcacggcggcggcggcggcggcggcggagatgGAGGAGAAAAGGGCTTCGATCCATTCGAGCAAGTCCGGCCGATCGAGATCAGGAGCGATTGGGAGACACGGATCGAGGAGCTGGAAAAGCGAATTCAAGAACTGCGATCGCAGTACCAATAG
- the LOC122033684 gene encoding transcription factor PIF3-like — translation MRQKQETIQSRMINGTSDLFSIPDDEFAELAWENGQIVMQNQNSKARKGSFPSGAFSSRYGTVQEKDTREKVGKFPHPGAVDDHQLSRNSADNGENAQDDDIVPWISYPIEEVLPSETLQNDYCAEFLNEFSAFDVNPLSTHRSNVVGTGRTVGLNQEIRRSNNVEHSHVPKTPTWSSLGSSRIRTSHPQQFQASALNSKSTVVDIRSSDNNVAQELNRRLQNQGPASSKQKQQQGGMGTLMNFSHFARPTALAKANPHSYAGSRSNEKAFTPSSNPVTLRPVESNSGSKDINKVPGQSGSGPLRLELGSSMKNLQGGGSAEFSNKISGEDTLRSSKNCTNLPDGLPSSSFAASVALCRHDNRKDAEAVMPSSSMCSGNINVAASNEPKHGEKRKEYDAEDSDYLSHSEDLQDEYADIRKPPTGRGERTKRGRAAEVHNLSERRRRNRINEKMRALQELIPNCNKVDKASMLEEAIEYLKTLQMQVQIMSMGSRLYMPPPMMFPPAMQHLRGPMVAHFPSVGVGVGTSMGLTPGCPMIPIPPMHAPQFPCTPSSGLSCMNGIPGPINPSMFGVHGQGFPVLMPRPPQFGTLAGLSLNMNAEPDGHTNNAVGITSDHQQQQNLNGEPNASTDKAHIQITKDCL, via the exons ATGAGGCAAAAGCAAGAAACCATACAATCAAGGATGATAAATGGCACATCTGACCTGTTCTCTAT ACCTGATGATGAATTCGCCGAGTTAGCATGGGAGAATGGTCAGATTGTGATGCAGAACCAGAACAGTAAGGCGAGAAAGGGCTCATTCCCAAGCGGTGCCTTCTCCTCCCGGTATGGCACTGTTCAAGAAAAGGATACCAGGGAAAAAGTTGGTAAATTTCCTCATCCTGGTGCAGTTGATGACCATCAGCTGTCAAGAAATTCCGCTGACAACGGAGAGAATGCTCAAGATGATGATATTGTGCCGTGGATCAGTTATCCAATTGAGGAAGTTTTGCCAAGTGAGACTCTCCAGAATGATTATTGCGCTGAGTTCTTGAATGAGTTCTCTGCATTTGATGTGAATCCTCTATCAACCCACAGGAGTAATGTTGTTGGAACTGGTCGAACCGTGGGGTTAAATCAAGAAATTAGAAGGTCAAACAATGTGGAACATAGCCATGTTCCAAAAACACCTACATGGAGCAGTTTGGGTTCGAGCAGAATAAGAACCAGCCATCCACAGCAATTCCAAGCTTCAGCTCTCAATTCCAAGTCAACAGTAGTTGACATCAGGAGTAGCGATAATAATGTAGCTCAAGAACTCAACAGAAGGCTGCAGAATCAGGGACCAGCGAGTTCCAAGCAGAAGCAGCAACAAGGCGGTATGGGAACTCTGATGAACTTCTCACATTTTGCAAGACCCACCGCACTTGCTAAAGCAAACCCCCATAGTTATGCTGGATCGCGAAGCAATGAGAAGGCATTTACTCCAAGCAGCAATCCTGTCACTTTGAGACCAGTTGAAAGTAATAGTGGCAGTAAGGATATTAACAAGGTACCAGGGCAATCAGGCTCTGGTCCACTCAGGTTGGAATTGGGATCATCCATGAAGAATCTTCAAGGAGGAGGCTCAGCTGAATTTTCCAATAAAATCAGTGGGGAAGATACTCTGAGGAGCAGTAAGAATTGTACTAACTTGCCAGATGGTCTTCCAAGTTCAAGCTTCGCAGCCAGTGTGGCTCTTTGTAGGCATGACAACAGAAAAGATGCTGAAGCAGTTATGCCATCTTCGTCTATGTGTTCAGGGAATATCAATGTAGCTGCATCTAATGAACCCAAACATGGtgaaaagagaaaagaatatgATGCAGAAGACTCTGATTACCTCAGCCACAGCGAA GATCTCCAAGATGAGTATGCCGACATAAGGAAGCCGCCAACTGGACGTGGTGAAAGAACAAAGCGAGGTCGGGCTGCAGAAGTTCATAACTTGTCAGAAAGA CGGAGGAGGAACAGGATTAATGAAAAAATGCGTGCACTACAAGAGCTTATACCGAACTGTAACAAG GTGGACAAAGCTTCAATGCTTGAAGAGGCCATTGAATATCTTAAAACTCTTCAGATGCAAGTTCAG ATCATGTCCATGGGGAGTAGGCTGTACATGCCACCTCCTATGATGTTCCCCCCTGCAATGCAACACTTGCGCGGACCAATGGTGGCTCATTTCCCCTCGGTAGGTGTTGGAGTGGGCACCAGCATGGGATTAACCCCAGGTTGTCCAATGATTCCAATTCCACCGATGCATGCACCACAGTTTCCTTGCACTCCAAGTTCAGGGCTATCCTGCATGAACGGAATACCAGGACCTATAAATCCTTCAATGTTTGGAGTCCACGGTCAGGGATTTCCAGTTCTGATGCCCAGGCCTCCGCAATTTGGTACATTAGCAGGACTTTCTCTGAATATGAATGCTGAGCCCGATGGACATACAAACAATGCTGTTGGAATTACCAGTGATCATCAACAGCAGCAGAACTTAAATGGAGAACCAAACGCAAGTACAGATAAAGCACATATTCAG ATAACAAAAGATTGCCTATGA
- the LOC122033730 gene encoding flap endonuclease 1-A-like, giving the protein MGIKGLTKLIAENAPGAIREQTFESYSGRWIALDASMSIYQFLAVVRRNGVETLTNEAGEVTSHLQGMLNRTTRLLQAEIMPAYIFDGQPPELKKRELVKRHVKRLDAMKDLTTAMENGNDDEIKKFSKRTIKMTKRHNEDCKRLLRLMGVPVIEAPCEAEAQCAALCKAGKVYAVASEDMDSLTFGAPRFVRHLTDPSSRRIPVIEFQMSKTLEELKLTMEQFIDLCILSGCDYCDSIRGIGGQTALKLIRRHGCLENILQNINKERYRIPKDWPYPEVRQLFQEPTVSLETPELKLALPDEEGLLNFLVNENSFNKNRVAKAIERMKGVKNLYYQEKSETFFKPVLSASLPLKTKERKCLVHLPRARIKSGFMTAVDVSVICSSKMNSLPPVRALRLPSSTPAHLGLGL; this is encoded by the exons atGGGAATCAAG GGTTTAACGAAGCTCATCGCTGAGAACGCCCCGGGCGCCATCCGGGAGCAGACATTCGAGAGCTACTCTGGCCGGTGGATCGCCTTGGACGCCAGCATGAGCATCTACCAGTTCCTC GCGGTTGTTCGAAGGAATGGGGTTGAGACCCTCACTAATGAGGCTGGTGAAGTGACCAG CCATTTGCAAGGAATGCTTAACCGAACAACAAGATTGCTGCAGGCGGAAATAATGCCAGC ATATATTTTTGATGGCCAACCACCAGAATTAAAGAAGAGAGAGCTGGTAAAAAG GCATGTGAAGAGATTGGATGCAATGAAAGATCTAACAACAGCAATGGAG AATGGGAATGATGACGAAATTAAAAAGTTTAGCAAAAGGACCATCAAG ATGACCAAGAGGCACAATGAAGATTGTAAAAGGCTATTAAGACTGATGGGCGTTCCAGTGATTGAG GCACCTTGTGAAGCAGAAGCTCAGTGTGCAGCTCTTTGCAAAGCCGGGAAG GTCTATGCTGTAGCATCAGAAGATATGGATTCGTTAACCTTTGGAGCACCTAGGTTTGTTCGCCATTTAACGGACCCAAGCTCTAGAAGGATACCTGTGATAGAGTTCCAAATGTCTAAG ACTCTTGAGGAGCTGAAACTCACAATGGAACAATTCATCGACTTATGTATTCTCTCTGGATGTGACTACTGTGACAGCATTAGAG GTATAGGGGGGCAAACAGCTTTAAAGCTTATTCGTCGACATGGTTGCCTGGAGAACATTTTGCAGAACATAAACAAGGAAAG ATATCGCATACCGAAGGATTGGCCTTATCCAGAAGTTAGGCAACTCTTTCAAGAGCCAACAGTTTCTTTGGAAACCCCTGAGCTGAAATTGGCTCTTCCAGATGAGGAG GGTCTTCTGAATTTTCTGGTGAATGAAAATAGCTTCAACAAAAATCGGGTAGCAAAG GCAATAGAAAGGATGAAAGGAGTCAAGAATTTGTATTATCAAGAAAA GTCGGAGACTTTTTTCAAGCCAGTTCTAAGCGCATCTTTGCCTCTGAAAACAAAG GAAAGGAAATGCTTGGTTCACTTGCCCAGGGCACGCATCAAATCTGGATTCATGACTGCTGTTGATGTCTCTGTGATCTGTAGCTCCAAAATGAACAGTTTGCCGCCTGTTCGAGCTCTGCGACTGCCAAGCTCGACGCCTGCACATCTCGGTCTCGGATTGTGA
- the LOC122035082 gene encoding histone H1-like, producing MAVGEEPVKEKKTRPAKVPKEKKPKDSKSAGPAHPPYFQMIKEAILALNEKTGSSPYAIAKFMEEKHKGVLPENYKKVLFVQLKNFTSKGKLLKVKASFKLSQTGKDEKKKMEVAKKPEKKPEKEAKKPRGTRKRKEVSSETPSKKVPKAPSKPKRAPAKKAKSLAVSPKPKQPKSIKSPAAKRTRKASA from the exons ATGGCCGTTGGCGAGGAGCCGGTTAAGGAGAAGAAGACCAGGCCGGCGAAGGTCCCTAAGGAGAAGAAGCCCAAGGATTCCAAGTCCGCCGGCCCCGCTCATCCTCCTTATTTCCAG ATGATCAAAGAGGCGATTTTGGCCTTGAACGAAAAGACTGGATCGAGTCCCTACGCGATCGCCAAGTTCATGGAGGAGAAGCACAAGGGAGTGCTGCCGGAGAACTACAAGAAGGTTTTGTTCGTCCAGCTGAAGAACTTCACATCGAAAGGGAAACTCTTGAAGGTGAAGGCCTCGTTCAAGCTGTCGCAGACCGGAAAggacgagaagaagaagatggaggttgCTAAGAAACCTGAGAAGAAGCCCGAGAAGGAAGCGAAGAAGCCGAGGGGGACCaggaagagaaaggaggtttcatCTGAGACTCCTTCAAAGAAGGTTCCCAAGGCGCCCTCGAAACCTAAAAGAGCTCCGGCGAAGAAGGCAAAGTCACTGGCGGTTTCTCCGAAACCCAAGCAGCCGAAGTCGATCAAATCCCCGGCGGCGAAGAGGACCCGGAAGGCCTCAGCTTGA